In Cherax quadricarinatus isolate ZL_2023a chromosome 91, ASM3850222v1, whole genome shotgun sequence, a single window of DNA contains:
- the LOC138855359 gene encoding uncharacterized protein, producing the protein MEPYFSQGKFGLCKERLVNITTFRDTGSYLSLLRSNLVKLPTSREPRLDVLLEAYGGTIIKVPIIRIYVELPGYVGWINVGLSDKPFPIAGVDLFIGNEIDQLEIPREPLVLDNPCDVNYALEASEAGLDLFPLNVVTRAMAKNSNNLDIQQPLEMSDELGLNFLFSEAIQSRPTGDKVLPVPADLARKCNKEEFLLALKDDKSLTNKDKEEGYLLDEDGFLWKRNNDNDLSSKGNLLVVPSPLRNMVFELAHDNPLGGHLGSRKTEKKIRKYFFWPQMRTYIADKLRKCHVCQIIGKTAHNPASAPLLPIKCPEEPFERLVIDCVGPLPRTKRGNQYIFTIIDMATRYPDAIPMSKINSRNIVRALIRFFAQVGIPREIQSDQGSNFTSKVFKEAMSRLGATQILSTAYHPQSQGVLERFHQTLKSTLCAYCEQYSREWDEGLPFLLFALREAEQESTKYSPFDLIFGHQVRGPLAILRDSWIGKRGPLHPSPLLWKEPLSKLKSLAAVNLSEAQAKMKKSYDQKAKSRSFSPNELVLVKNLIPGHSLKPRYLGPYEIVDKENEVNYLVREPGRRKKIKRYHIDNLKKYESSLLPTIITSIQPTSTEIRNDTVREVREFRLHNSEVLKELDHFLEVLPTSQKSQIKELITKYNSIFKDIPTPCTLGFHDIELLEDSPIKQSPYRVSPAKQELIQQEINTLLEYNLIEPSWTPWASPCLLVPKPDGTVRLCTDYRKVNSITKPDGFPLPRIDDLIDAVAGANFVTRLDLLRGYYQVPLTPRAQEISGFVVKNGLFTYKVMPFGLCNAASSFQRIMNILVQPLEGVEAYLDDLVVFSDDWQSHLERLEQLLKALQKYNFTPPMEETVQEVTVVPESGARPKSSLWSEEVEREELIEESCMTLPGDPSSFGPVTLGMEGRMIGEERVDDTLANVLKGLLDTPGEVEEEGIELSLGNVSCVRSQDVEELVEKQAAGMDVITVEAVVHNEGLLEVAMEAVGGSCKRAVALSDSDVLTPAQRPSKKVWAEVARGGPKGPKGLVVDTGRPPASGRVHGGKHRQASKSGSVLTGHKV; encoded by the exons ATGGAACCCTACTTTTCCCAGGGGAAGTTCGGACTCTGTAAAGAGAGGTTAGTAAATATCACGACCTTTCGAGATACTGGCAGCTATCTCTCTTTATTAAGATCAAACCTGGTAAAGTTACCTACTAGTAGAGAACCCCGGCTAGACGTATTATTAGAGGCTTACGGAGGCACAATAATAAAGGTCCCTATTATAAGGATTTATGTAGAACTGCCTGGATATGTAGGCTGGATCAATGTGGGACTTTCAGATAAACCTTTTCCCATTGCCGGCGTGGATCTATTTATCGGGAACGAAATTGATCAATTGGAGATACCCAGAGAGCCTCTGGTTTTAGATAATCCTTGTGATGTAAATTATGCCTTAGAAGCCTCTGAGGCAGGGCTAGATTTATTTCCCCTTAATGTGGTCACCAGAGCCATGGCTAAGAACTCTAACAATTTGGATATTCAACAGCCTTTAGAAATGTCCGATGAATTAGGTTTGAACTTCCTGTTTAGCGAAGCAATTCAGTCGAGACCCACAGGTGACAAAGTTTTACCAGTCCCTGCGGACCTAGCTAGAAAATGTAATAAAGAAGAATTTCTTTTAGCTCTAAAGGACGATAAAAGTTTAACCAATAAGGATAAAGAGGAAGGTTACCTTTTAGATGAAGACGGTTTTCTTTGGAAgagaaataatgataatgatttgAGTTCAAAAGGAAACTTGTTAGTGGTGCCATCGCCCTTACGTAATATGGTATTTGAACTAGCACATGATAATCCACTGGGAGGTCATTTAGGATCTCGTAAGACAGAGAAAAAgataaggaaatattttttttggccTCAGATGAGGACTTATATTGCTGACAAACTACGGAAATGCCACGTTTGTCAAATAATAGGCAAAACGGCACACAATCCCGCGTCTGCCCCTTTACTTCCAATAAAATGTCCTGAAGAACCTTTTGAAAGATTAGTTATTGATTGTGTAGGACCGTTGCCCCGCACAAAAAGGGGTAACCAGTATATCTTCACTATCATAGATATGGCAACTCGGTATCCTGATGCTATCCCAATGTCCAAAATTAATTCCAGAAATATAGTAAGAGCTTTAATACGCTTCTTTGCTCAAGTAGGCATACCACGTGAAATTCAATCTGACCAAGGTTCTAATTTTACGTCTAAGGTTTTTAAAGAGGCTATGTCTCGATTAGGAGCAACACAGATCCTCTCTACAGCATATCATCCCCAGTCACAAGGAGTGctagaaagattccaccaaaccctTAAATCTACTTTATGTGCTTACTGTGAGCAATATTCTCGTGAATGGGACGaaggtttaccctttcttctcttCGCCCTCCGTGAAGCTGAACAAGAAAGTACTAAATACTCTCCATTTGACTTGATTTTTGGACATCAGGTGCGAGGACCCCTAGCCATATTACGAGATTCTTGGATAGGGAAGAGAGGACCTCTTCATCCCAGTCCTCTACTTTGGAAAGAACCTCTCTCCAAATTAAAAAGCTTAGCTGCCGTGAATCTGTCAGAAGCTCAAGCCAAAATGAAAAAATCTTATGACCAAAAGGCTAAATCTCGTTCATTCTCTCCGAATGAATTAGTGTTAGTTAAAAACTTAATTCCAGGACATTCTTTAAAACCTAGATATTTGGGGCCATATGAAATAGTAGACAAAGAAAATGAGGTGAATTATCTGGTCCGTGAACCAGGACGTCGtaagaaaattaagaggtatcACATAGATAACTTAAAGAAGTACGAGTCTAGCCTTCTCCCTACTATTATTACCTCTATTCAACCTACATCCACTGAAATAAGGAATGACACTGTAAGGGAAGTAAGAGAATTTAGACTACATAATTCTGAAGTTTTAAAAGAACTAGACCATTTCCTGGAAGTTCTTCCTACCTCCCAAAAATCTCAAATCAAAGAGTTAATCACTAAATATAACTCCATCTTCAAAGATATCCCTACTCCTTGTACATTGGGTTTCCACGATATTGAATTGTTAGAAGATAGTCCAATAAAGCAATCCCCTTATCGGGTCTCTCCTGCTAAGCAAGAATTAATTCAACAAGAAATAAATACATTACTGGAATATAATTTGATAGAACCCAGTTGGACACCTTGGGCCTCTCCCTGTTTATTGGTCCCAAAACCCGATGGTACCGTACGCCTATGCACGGATTACCGTAAAGTAAATTCAATCACCAAACCAGATGGGTTTCCATTACCCAGGATTGATGATTTAATAGATGCTGTAGCCGGTGCCAACTTTGTGACCAGATTAGACTTGCTGAGAGGGTATTACCAGGTGCCGTTAACTCCTAGGGCCCAAGAGATTTCCGGGTTCGTAGTTAAGAACGGACTATTTACGTATAAGGTTATGCCTTTCGGCTTGTGTAACGCCGCCTCCTCTTTCCAGAGAATTATGAACATTTTAGTCCAACCCTTAGAAGGTGTAGAGGCATACTTAGACGACCTGGTGGTTTTTAGTGATGACTGGCAGTCTCATTTAGAAAGATTAGAGCAACTACTGAAAGCATTGCAGAAATACAATTTCACT CCACCAATGGAAGAGACCGTCCAGGAGGTGACTGTTGTGCCTGAGTCGGGTGCACGACCAAAGTCGtcattgtggagtgaagaggtggagcgaGAGGAGCTGATTGAGGAGTCTTGTATGACTCTACCTGGAGATCCTTCCTCCTTTGGCCCAGTCACGCTGGGCATGGAGGGCAGGATGATCGGGGAGGAGAGAGTGGACGACACATTAGCGAATGTGCTGAAGGGATTGTTGGACACACCAGgagaggtagaagaggaggggATTGAATTATCCCTTGGGAATGTGTCTTGTGTACGGTCCCAGGATGTGGAGGAGCTGGTTGAGAAACAGGCTGCTGGGATGGATGTCATCACTGTAGAGGCAGTGGTGCACAATGAAGGCCTTCTGGAGGTAGCTATGGAGGCAGTGGGAGGATCATGCAAACGGGCAGTGGCACTGTCAGACTCTGATGTCCTCACCCCAGCGCAGAGGCCTagcaagaaggtgtgggcagaggTGGCACGAGGCGGCCCTAAGGGGCCAAAGGGTCTGGTGGTAGACACTGGAAGACCTCCAGCGTCTGGTCGTGTACATGGTGGTAAACACCGGCAGGCATCTAAAAGTGGATCAGTGCTGACAGGACACAAGGTATAG